One window of Bifidobacterium pseudocatenulatum DSM 20438 = JCM 1200 = LMG 10505 genomic DNA carries:
- a CDS encoding MalY/PatB family protein, which translates to MTYDFDTPVDRSGTYSLKWEEAGDALPMWVADMEFQTAPQIRAALQQRLDHGIFGYSIVPPEWNQAYVDWWHRRHNLDIDPESLVFSTGVVPAISSMVRKLTTANENVLIQTPVYNIFFNSIINNGCRVLESPLEYDGSGHYSINWADLESKLADPQTTLMILCNPHNPVGRIWDRDTLARIGELCWNHHVTVISDEIHCDLTDPGYDYVPFASVNEQCAMNSVTCMAPTKTFNIAGLNTAAVMIPNPVLRHKVWRALNTDEVAEPNAFAMTATLAAFNESEPWLEELRAYLAGNKAEARAMINEYNAAAAPERRIALIESHATYLLWVDCSKLTHDTALLCEHLKRNHQVMFSEGAEYGGNGHDFIRINVACPRSTMQEGFNRLFAGLRDFR; encoded by the coding sequence ATGACTTACGATTTCGACACTCCCGTAGACCGATCCGGCACGTATTCGCTCAAGTGGGAAGAGGCAGGAGATGCGCTGCCCATGTGGGTGGCGGATATGGAATTTCAAACCGCTCCACAGATTCGAGCCGCACTGCAGCAGCGTCTTGACCACGGTATTTTCGGATATTCCATCGTCCCTCCTGAATGGAATCAGGCATACGTTGACTGGTGGCACCGTAGGCATAATCTTGATATCGACCCGGAATCGCTCGTATTCAGCACCGGCGTGGTGCCGGCAATCTCCAGCATGGTACGAAAACTCACCACAGCAAACGAAAACGTGCTTATCCAAACTCCGGTCTACAACATTTTCTTCAATTCGATTATCAATAATGGATGCCGCGTGCTTGAATCACCGTTGGAATACGACGGTTCCGGACATTACTCCATCAACTGGGCCGATCTGGAATCCAAGTTGGCCGATCCGCAAACCACGCTGATGATCCTGTGCAATCCACACAATCCCGTAGGCCGAATCTGGGATCGCGACACCCTCGCACGCATAGGTGAGCTTTGCTGGAACCATCATGTGACCGTAATCAGCGACGAAATTCATTGTGATCTTACCGATCCGGGATATGATTACGTGCCCTTTGCCTCGGTGAATGAGCAGTGCGCAATGAACTCCGTGACCTGCATGGCACCGACCAAAACGTTCAATATCGCCGGTCTTAACACGGCTGCCGTAATGATTCCAAATCCCGTGCTGAGGCATAAGGTATGGCGTGCGCTCAACACGGACGAAGTGGCCGAACCGAACGCCTTCGCCATGACGGCCACGCTCGCTGCCTTCAACGAGAGCGAGCCTTGGCTTGAGGAATTGCGCGCATACTTGGCAGGCAACAAAGCCGAAGCACGAGCCATGATCAACGAATACAATGCTGCCGCGGCACCGGAACGACGCATCGCCCTGATTGAAAGCCATGCCACCTACTTGTTGTGGGTCGATTGTTCGAAACTGACGCACGATACCGCTCTGTTGTGCGAACATCTCAAGCGCAATCATCAGGTGATGTTCTCCGAAGGTGCCGAGTATGGCGGCAACGGGCATGATTTCATTCGCATCAACGTGGCCTGCCCGCGAAGCACCATGCAAGAAGGATTCAATCGTCTGTTCGCCGGATTACGTGATTTTCGGTGA
- a CDS encoding SDR family NAD(P)-dependent oxidoreductase: protein MAYALITGASSGIGREMAALFAADRHDLIITARSQGKLDDVKRTLEHRYGVHVETVALDLSESDAPQQLHDYTVSQGFEVDHLVNNAGFADWTGFLDADWHRQHEMMQLNMAALAELTYRYGRDMREQGHGRILNISSVASMMAGPYMAIYFASKAFVRSLSEAVSYELRDTGVSVTCVCPGPTSTGFAKAANMHGMNFFTLTKPATAYQLATYAYRKMKQGRTLAYHGYLTKAGAAAERLLPRALTRRVAAIMNGGNPRNQHRE from the coding sequence ATGGCATATGCGTTGATAACGGGGGCTTCGAGTGGCATTGGGCGTGAGATGGCGGCATTGTTTGCGGCCGACAGGCATGATCTCATCATTACGGCACGCAGTCAAGGCAAACTTGATGACGTGAAGCGCACGCTGGAACATCGCTATGGCGTGCATGTGGAGACGGTTGCGCTTGATCTAAGCGAGTCTGACGCACCGCAACAGTTGCATGATTACACAGTTTCGCAAGGTTTTGAAGTGGATCATCTCGTCAATAACGCCGGTTTTGCGGATTGGACGGGTTTTCTCGACGCCGACTGGCATCGCCAGCATGAGATGATGCAGCTCAACATGGCCGCGTTGGCTGAACTTACGTACCGTTATGGTCGTGATATGCGCGAGCAGGGTCACGGACGCATATTGAACATCTCTTCTGTTGCTTCAATGATGGCAGGCCCATATATGGCGATATATTTCGCGTCGAAAGCGTTCGTACGATCGCTTTCGGAAGCGGTGTCGTACGAATTGCGAGATACCGGTGTGAGTGTGACCTGCGTATGCCCCGGACCGACATCCACAGGGTTCGCCAAGGCCGCGAACATGCATGGCATGAATTTCTTCACGCTGACCAAACCGGCCACCGCCTACCAGCTTGCCACCTACGCGTATCGGAAGATGAAGCAGGGGCGCACGCTTGCCTACCACGGCTACCTCACCAAAGCCGGAGCCGCAGCGGAACGACTACTCCCCCGCGCTCTGACGCGACGGGTCGCCGCAATCATGAATGGCGGCAACCCACGCAACCAGCATCGCGAATAA
- the gndA gene encoding NADP-dependent phosphogluconate dehydrogenase, giving the protein MSAEANVGVVGLAAMGGSLARNLAHHGNKVAVFNRSYGRTEKLMNEHGNEGEFFPAKTLEEFVDSLVKPRTAIIMVKAGEPTDAMINALADLMEPGDIIVDAGNAYFPDTIRREKEISARGLHFVGCGVSGGEEGALLGPSMMPGGSEESWKTLKPIFESIAAKAEGEPCVTHIGLNGAGHFVKMVHNGIEYSDMQLIAESYDLMRRGLGMTPAEIGDVFEEWNKTELDSYLIEITAEVLHQADKKTGEPLVDVIVDHAGMKGTGTWTVQTALSLAVPVTGIAEAVFARGLSSEADLREEAAKQGFNGPDGNLNLTDDEKKAFIEDIRQALYASKIVAYAQGFNEITTAAEEYGWDIDLAAVARIWRGGCIIRAKFLNRISEAFESGEANVSLLFAPYFKNAIETAEKSWRNVVAQAAVNGLPTPAFASSLSYFDGLRSKRLPAALIQGQRDYFGAHTYQRVDQPGAFHTLWAEPGREEIEA; this is encoded by the coding sequence ATGTCAGCTGAAGCAAACGTCGGCGTAGTCGGTCTTGCCGCAATGGGCGGTAGCCTCGCACGTAACCTCGCACACCACGGCAACAAGGTGGCAGTGTTCAACCGCTCTTACGGCCGTACCGAAAAGCTCATGAACGAACACGGCAACGAAGGCGAATTCTTCCCGGCAAAAACCCTCGAAGAGTTCGTGGACAGCCTCGTCAAGCCGCGTACCGCCATCATCATGGTCAAGGCGGGAGAGCCGACCGACGCCATGATCAACGCGCTCGCCGACCTGATGGAGCCGGGCGACATCATCGTCGACGCAGGCAACGCCTACTTCCCGGACACCATTCGCCGCGAGAAGGAAATCAGCGCTCGCGGACTGCATTTCGTCGGATGCGGTGTGTCCGGCGGTGAGGAAGGCGCTCTGCTTGGACCTTCCATGATGCCGGGTGGCTCCGAAGAATCCTGGAAGACTCTGAAGCCGATTTTTGAATCCATCGCGGCCAAGGCCGAAGGCGAACCGTGCGTCACCCATATCGGTCTCAATGGTGCTGGCCACTTCGTCAAGATGGTGCACAACGGTATTGAGTACTCCGACATGCAGCTCATCGCTGAAAGCTACGATCTGATGCGTCGTGGCCTTGGCATGACTCCGGCTGAGATCGGTGACGTGTTCGAAGAGTGGAACAAGACCGAACTCGACTCCTATCTGATCGAAATCACCGCCGAAGTGCTGCATCAGGCCGACAAGAAGACCGGTGAGCCGCTGGTTGACGTGATCGTCGACCATGCTGGCATGAAGGGCACCGGCACGTGGACCGTGCAGACCGCACTGTCTCTGGCCGTACCGGTCACCGGCATCGCCGAAGCCGTGTTCGCCCGTGGTCTTTCCTCCGAAGCTGATCTACGTGAGGAAGCCGCCAAGCAGGGCTTCAATGGCCCTGACGGCAACCTGAACCTCACCGACGATGAGAAGAAGGCCTTCATCGAAGACATTCGTCAGGCACTCTACGCTTCCAAGATCGTCGCCTACGCCCAGGGCTTCAACGAGATTACCACTGCTGCCGAAGAATATGGCTGGGATATCGATCTGGCTGCCGTGGCACGCATCTGGCGTGGCGGCTGCATCATCCGTGCGAAGTTCCTCAACCGTATTTCCGAAGCGTTCGAATCAGGTGAAGCCAACGTGTCGCTGCTGTTCGCTCCGTACTTCAAGAACGCCATCGAAACCGCCGAAAAGTCTTGGCGTAACGTGGTGGCTCAGGCCGCCGTCAACGGTTTGCCTACTCCGGCGTTCGCTTCCTCGCTGTCGTACTTCGACGGACTGCGTTCCAAGCGCCTGCCCGCCGCCCTGATCCAAGGTCAGCGCGACTATTTCGGCGCTCACACCTACCAGCGTGTGGATCAGCCGGGCGCATTCCACACGCTGTGGGCTGAGCCGGGCCGCGAGGAAATCGAAGCCTGA